The following coding sequences are from one Anolis sagrei isolate rAnoSag1 chromosome 6, rAnoSag1.mat, whole genome shotgun sequence window:
- the LOC132779324 gene encoding olfactory receptor 11G2-like, translating into MAMDNSTTTEGFVLLGFGVTSQKRVLLLVFFAILYMLTLVENIIVILLVFLDAHLSQLPMYTLLSNFSWLEICYVTTTVPRMLYDLTTSHRTISFQACLLQFYSLFSLGSTEFFFLSAMALDRYLAVCHPLHYSQIMSPKFCYALVSTCWILGFLGYILPVTLISRLSFCGSKIIDHFLCDPGPVLSLACPPVGNVPLVCRIIMHAVFVSNVLFVVFSYGKVIFTLVKSCNQGNRKKAFSTISMHLLVVTLFYGSVGGMYLIPGGESPTVITKAITVFYATITPFVNPLIYCLRNDQVKEAMSRLLRRIMNSMLMKGSV; encoded by the coding sequence ATGGCGATGGATAACAGCACCACCACTGAGGGGTTTGTCCTGCTGGGATTTGGAGTCACATCACAGAAGCGAGTCCTGCTTCTCGTCTTCTTTGCCATTCTCTACatgctgactttggtggagaacATCATCGTGATCCTACTGGTGTTCCTGGATGCCCACTTGTCTCAGCTCCCCATGTACACTCTGCTGAGCAATTTCTCCTGGCTGGAGATATGCTATGTGACCACCACCGTGCCCCGAATGCTTTATGACCTGACTACCTCTCATAGGACCATCTCCTTCCAGGCCTGCTTGCTCCAGTTCTACAGTCTGTTCTCTTTGGGCAGCACTGAATTCTTCTTCCTCTCGGCCATGGCTTTGGATCGGTACCTGGCCGTCTGCCACCCATTGCATTACTCACAAATCATGTCCCCTAAATTCTGCTATGCTTTAGTGTCCACTTGTTGGATCCTTGGCTTCCTGGGTTACATTCTCCCAGTGACTCTGATCTCTAGGTTATCCTTCTGTGGATCCAAAATCATCGACCATTTCTTGTGTGATCCCGGACCAGTCTTGTCCTTGGCTTGTCCTCCAGTCGGAAATGTCCCTCTGGTCTGTCGAATCATCATGCATGCTGTTTTTGTAAGCAATGTCCTGTTTGTTGTATTTTCATATGGCAAGGTGATTTTCACTTTGGTGAAATCTTGCAACCAAGGCAATCGTAAAAAGGCCTTCTCCACCATATCTATGCACCTCTTGGTGGTGACACTTTTCTATGGCTCGGTTGGAGGGATGTACCTAATTCCTGGTGGAGAAAGCCCAACTGTGATCACTAAGGCCATAACGGTCTTCTATGCTACCATCACACCCTTTGTGAACCCATTGATCTATTGCCTGAGGAATGATCAGGTCAAAGAGGCAATGAGCAGATTGCTGAGGAGAATTATGAACTCGATGCTTATGAAAGGCTCAGTGTAA